The DNA region GATCTGATGCGCATCGCGGAGTTGTTGCTCGGATCAGAATAGAACGCTTGCGCGGCATCTATGCGATCCTCAACGAGGAACGCGGCATACTCGAACTGGCGCGCGCGATTTTGGATGGCGGCGTGCGCATCGTGCAATACCGCGCAAAGAGCGGCGTCGTGAAGGAGCACGCTTCGGATCTGCGGCTCCTGACACGCAGCCGGAACGCGCTCTTCATTATAAATGATGATTGGCGCGCAGTTCAGAGCTTCGACGCCGACGGCGTGCACTTGGGCCCAGACGATGCGAGCGTCGAGCAGATCGCCACGATCCGTACGAACCTGGTCGATCGCTTGATCGGCCTGTCATGCGGCACAGCGGAAGAAGCGCAAGCCGCGCAGGCTGCCGGCGCCGACTACGCGGGCGTCGGCTCGGTGTTCGCAACCGGCTCGAAGAGCGACGCCGGAGCGCCGATCGGCATCGAAGGATTGAAACGGGTGGCCGCCGCGACAACGCTCCCGGTCGCGGCGATCGGCGGAATCAATCTGCAGAATCTGCCCGCGGTCCGGGCGACCGGCGTCGCGATGGCCGCGATGATTTCGGCGTTTTCAAGCGCCGCCGATCCGGCCGCCGCCGCGGCTGAACTGGTCCGGATATGGGAGTCCGCGCCGTGAGCGCGATCGTCGCGTCGATCGGGGCTACGCATCCCTGGAACATTGCCGGCGTCGGCCTCGATGCACGCGTCGCCGCCGAATACGGCCTGCAGCACGTCGTTGCCGTGGCCGGCGTGACCGCGCAGGATGCACTCCAGGTGCGCGCAGTGC from Candidatus Rubrimentiphilum sp. includes:
- the thiE gene encoding thiamine phosphate synthase — encoded protein: MRGIYAILNEERGILELARAILDGGVRIVQYRAKSGVVKEHASDLRLLTRSRNALFIINDDWRAVQSFDADGVHLGPDDASVEQIATIRTNLVDRLIGLSCGTAEEAQAAQAAGADYAGVGSVFATGSKSDAGAPIGIEGLKRVAAATTLPVAAIGGINLQNLPAVRATGVAMAAMISAFSSAADPAAAAAELVRIWESAP